In Colias croceus chromosome 12, ilColCroc2.1, one genomic interval encodes:
- the LOC123695946 gene encoding serine/threonine-protein kinase unc-51 isoform X5 has translation MSVVKGKALVKMDVIQVGEYEFTKQDIIGHGAFAMVYKGRKRKNPSQSVAVKVVTKKGIQKASEILVKEIKILRELTALHHTNLVAMHDCMDSTAYVYVVMEYCNGGDLADYLQTNRLLSEATIRTFLRQLAEAMRAIHAKGIVHRDLKPQNILLTHNVAPPRTPHPEEITLKIADFGFARFLEEGNMAVTLCGSPMYMAPEVIMSLKYDAKADLWSLGTIVYQCLTGKAPFQATTPHELKAFYENSVDLQPKMPAGTSPELCNLLIGLLRRNARERMPFEVFFNHPFLQRPRTTSITRTGSSAAVGGARAPQPQPVPAPQPTRKSQPTSSADSSEAVWAGAEDFVVVEADSGSGEYSGGSSSSEAASRPRSLALAAHARHTPHSPHSPSPHSPHSPHSPHSPHSPHSPVSHAPIAEHANVQMRNPLTAGSNVPRSQPIDVLRSNHNRNATNIGSLSPPTVYRKKNVPFTMGTPPSTRRRSASGSSPPPSLWQVSPTNASRSSPPVPLALKASGSCSPKRGALPDALLRALKLPAHDPPVYIPNLQEETILAEEHSKVFSQLNFVLMLAELLSDLAVSCGAPIAALMDASDERCNESVRLGLLVQAMQALAAGLRLAADCYRERTLQPTPQVRSVVSLMNGKYKWIVNESRRLHETGVTPAVCDKILYEHAIELCQMAAIEELFGDVKECERRYMSAQVLLHSLVQRQPLHPHHRTTLSKYRDAVQRRLNCLKGPRKIMDVKLEAGIS, from the exons AACCCATCACAGTCAGTGGCCGTGAAAGTCGTCACCAAGAAAGGTATACAGAAGGCATCAGAGATCCTGGTGAAGGAAATCAAAATTCTTCGTGAGCTGACCGCGCTCCATCACACGAACCTTGTCGCCATGCACGACTGTATGGACAGCACAGCTTATGTTTATGTTGTTATGGAG TATTGTAATGGCGGCGACTTGGCGGactatttacaaacaaataggCTCCTCAGCGAGGCCACCATACGAACCTTCCTTCGGCAGCTGGCTGAGGCCATGCGTGCCATTCACGCCAAGGGGATTGTCCATCGTGATCTGAAGCCACAGAATATCCTCCTGACACACAACGTCGCCCCACCTCGCACGCCGCACCCCGAAGAGATTACACTCAAGATCG CTGATTTTGGATTTGCTCGATTCTTAGAAGAAGGAAACATGGCCGTCACACTTTGCGGATCTCCTATGTATATG GCGCCCGAAGTTATAATGTCCCTAAAATATGACGCAAAAGCGGACCTCTGGAGCTTGGGCACGATCGTATATCAATGCTTAACTGGCAAGGCTCCTTTCCAAGCGACCACGCCGCACGAACTTAAGGCTTTCTACGAGAACAGCGTCGACTTACAGCCCAA GATGCCAGCCGGAACAAGTCCCGAGCTCTGCAATTTACTTATCGGCTTACTGAGACGAAACGCTCGAGAACGGATGCCTTTTGAGGTGTTCTTCAACCATCCATTCTTACAAAGACCCAGAACAACTTCTATAACAA GGACGGGCTCGAGCGCGGCGGTGGGGGGCGCGCGCGCGCCGCAGCCGCAGCCCGTGCCCGCGCCGCAGCCCACGAGGAAGTCGCAGCCTACGTCTTCAG CCGACTCATCAGAAGCGGTATGGGCGGGCGCGGAGGACTTCGTAGTGGTGGAAGCGGACAGCGGCTCGGGCGAGTACTCGGGCGGGTCGTCGTCCAGCGAGGCGGCGTCGCGGCCCCGCTCCCTGGCGCTCGCTGCACACGCGCGTCACACGCCGCACTCTCCCCACTCGCCGTCGCCCCACTCGCCCCACTCGCCCCACTCGCCCCACTCGCCCCACTCGCCCCACTCGCCCGTGTCGCACGCGCCCATCGCGGAACACGCTAATGTACAGATGAGG aATCCATTAACGGCAGGTTCCAATGTACCACGGTCGCAACCCATAGACGTCCTCCGATCAAACCACAACCGAAATGCGACCAACATTGGATCTCTCTCGCCGCCTACT GTATATCGTAAAAAGAAT GTGCCGTTCACAATGGGGACTCCCCCGTCGACGCGTCGACGCAGTGCCTCCGGGAGCTCCCCGCCGCCCTCGCTGTGGCAGGTCTCGCCGACCAACGCGAGCC GCTCCTCGCCACCAGTGCCGCTGGCGCTGAAGGCGAGCGGCTCGTGCTCGCCGAAGCGCGGCGCGCTGCCCGACGCGCTGCTGCGCGCGCTCAAGCTGCCCGCGCACGACCCGCCCGTCTACATACCCAACCTGCAGGAGGAGACCATACTCGCC GAGGAGCACAGCAAAGTGTTCTCGCAGCTGAACTTTGTGCTGATGCTGGCGGAGCTTCTGTCCGACCTGGCCGTGTCGTGCGGCGCGCCCATCGCCGCTCTCATGGACGCTTCTGATG AGCGTTGCAACGAGAGCGTGCGACTGGGCCTGCTGGTGCAGGCGATGCAGGCGCTGGCGGCCGGCCTGCGCCTCGCCGCCGACTGCTACCGCGAGCGCACGCTGCAGCCCACGCCGCAAGTGCGCAGCG TGGTATCACTTATGAACGGCAAATACAAATGGATAGTGAACGAATCGCGACGACTACACGAAACGGGAGTTACGCCGGCGGTCTGTGATAAAATACTTTACGAACATGCTATTGAATTG TGCCAGATGGCAGCTATCGAGGAGTTGTTCGGCGACGTGAAGGAGTGCGAGCGGCGCTACATGTCGGCGCAGGTGCTGCTGCACTCGCTCGTGCAGCGCCAGCCGCTGCACCCGCACCACCGCACCACGCTCTCCAAGT ATCGGGATGCAGTACAGAGGCGGCTCAATTGCCTCAAAGGGCCGCGCAAGATAATGGACGTAAAACTAGAGGCTGGGATCTCATAA
- the LOC123695946 gene encoding serine/threonine-protein kinase unc-51 isoform X6, translating into MSVVKGKALVKMDVIQVGEYEFTKQDIIGHGAFAMVYKGRKRKNPSQSVAVKVVTKKGIQKASEILVKEIKILRELTALHHTNLVAMHDCMDSTAYVYVVMEYCNGGDLADYLQTNRLLSEATIRTFLRQLAEAMRAIHAKGIVHRDLKPQNILLTHNVAPPRTPHPEEITLKIADFGFARFLEEGNMAVTLCGSPMYMAPEVIMSLKYDAKADLWSLGTIVYQCLTGKAPFQATTPHELKAFYENSVDLQPKMPAGTSPELCNLLIGLLRRNARERMPFEVFFNHPFLQRPRTTSITRTGSSAAVGGARAPQPQPVPAPQPTRKSQPTSSADSSEAVWAGAEDFVVVEADSGSGEYSGGSSSSEAASRPRSLALAAHARHTPHSPHSPSPHSPHSPHSPHSPHSPHSPVSHAPIAEHANVQMRNPLTAGSNVPRSQPIDVLRSNHNRNATNIGSLSPPTVPFTMGTPPSTRRRSASGSSPPPSLWQVSPTNASRSSPPVPLALKASGSCSPKRGALPDALLRALKLPAHDPPVYIPNLQEETILAEEHSKVFSQLNFVLMLAELLSDLAVSCGAPIAALMDASDERCNESVRLGLLVQAMQALAAGLRLAADCYRERTLQPTPQVRSVVSLMNGKYKWIVNESRRLHETGVTPAVCDKILYEHAIELCQMAAIEELFGDVKECERRYMSAQVLLHSLVQRQPLHPHHRTTLSKYRDAVQRRLNCLKGPRKIMDVKLEAGIS; encoded by the exons AACCCATCACAGTCAGTGGCCGTGAAAGTCGTCACCAAGAAAGGTATACAGAAGGCATCAGAGATCCTGGTGAAGGAAATCAAAATTCTTCGTGAGCTGACCGCGCTCCATCACACGAACCTTGTCGCCATGCACGACTGTATGGACAGCACAGCTTATGTTTATGTTGTTATGGAG TATTGTAATGGCGGCGACTTGGCGGactatttacaaacaaataggCTCCTCAGCGAGGCCACCATACGAACCTTCCTTCGGCAGCTGGCTGAGGCCATGCGTGCCATTCACGCCAAGGGGATTGTCCATCGTGATCTGAAGCCACAGAATATCCTCCTGACACACAACGTCGCCCCACCTCGCACGCCGCACCCCGAAGAGATTACACTCAAGATCG CTGATTTTGGATTTGCTCGATTCTTAGAAGAAGGAAACATGGCCGTCACACTTTGCGGATCTCCTATGTATATG GCGCCCGAAGTTATAATGTCCCTAAAATATGACGCAAAAGCGGACCTCTGGAGCTTGGGCACGATCGTATATCAATGCTTAACTGGCAAGGCTCCTTTCCAAGCGACCACGCCGCACGAACTTAAGGCTTTCTACGAGAACAGCGTCGACTTACAGCCCAA GATGCCAGCCGGAACAAGTCCCGAGCTCTGCAATTTACTTATCGGCTTACTGAGACGAAACGCTCGAGAACGGATGCCTTTTGAGGTGTTCTTCAACCATCCATTCTTACAAAGACCCAGAACAACTTCTATAACAA GGACGGGCTCGAGCGCGGCGGTGGGGGGCGCGCGCGCGCCGCAGCCGCAGCCCGTGCCCGCGCCGCAGCCCACGAGGAAGTCGCAGCCTACGTCTTCAG CCGACTCATCAGAAGCGGTATGGGCGGGCGCGGAGGACTTCGTAGTGGTGGAAGCGGACAGCGGCTCGGGCGAGTACTCGGGCGGGTCGTCGTCCAGCGAGGCGGCGTCGCGGCCCCGCTCCCTGGCGCTCGCTGCACACGCGCGTCACACGCCGCACTCTCCCCACTCGCCGTCGCCCCACTCGCCCCACTCGCCCCACTCGCCCCACTCGCCCCACTCGCCCCACTCGCCCGTGTCGCACGCGCCCATCGCGGAACACGCTAATGTACAGATGAGG aATCCATTAACGGCAGGTTCCAATGTACCACGGTCGCAACCCATAGACGTCCTCCGATCAAACCACAACCGAAATGCGACCAACATTGGATCTCTCTCGCCGCCTACT GTGCCGTTCACAATGGGGACTCCCCCGTCGACGCGTCGACGCAGTGCCTCCGGGAGCTCCCCGCCGCCCTCGCTGTGGCAGGTCTCGCCGACCAACGCGAGCC GCTCCTCGCCACCAGTGCCGCTGGCGCTGAAGGCGAGCGGCTCGTGCTCGCCGAAGCGCGGCGCGCTGCCCGACGCGCTGCTGCGCGCGCTCAAGCTGCCCGCGCACGACCCGCCCGTCTACATACCCAACCTGCAGGAGGAGACCATACTCGCC GAGGAGCACAGCAAAGTGTTCTCGCAGCTGAACTTTGTGCTGATGCTGGCGGAGCTTCTGTCCGACCTGGCCGTGTCGTGCGGCGCGCCCATCGCCGCTCTCATGGACGCTTCTGATG AGCGTTGCAACGAGAGCGTGCGACTGGGCCTGCTGGTGCAGGCGATGCAGGCGCTGGCGGCCGGCCTGCGCCTCGCCGCCGACTGCTACCGCGAGCGCACGCTGCAGCCCACGCCGCAAGTGCGCAGCG TGGTATCACTTATGAACGGCAAATACAAATGGATAGTGAACGAATCGCGACGACTACACGAAACGGGAGTTACGCCGGCGGTCTGTGATAAAATACTTTACGAACATGCTATTGAATTG TGCCAGATGGCAGCTATCGAGGAGTTGTTCGGCGACGTGAAGGAGTGCGAGCGGCGCTACATGTCGGCGCAGGTGCTGCTGCACTCGCTCGTGCAGCGCCAGCCGCTGCACCCGCACCACCGCACCACGCTCTCCAAGT ATCGGGATGCAGTACAGAGGCGGCTCAATTGCCTCAAAGGGCCGCGCAAGATAATGGACGTAAAACTAGAGGCTGGGATCTCATAA